The genomic segment GGGTTCTGGACGTCTTCTTCAGGCAGCGGGGCAGGAGGAGCCGTGTTTTCTTCCCTTTTTTGCCGGGCCGTTTGCTTTTTCAGGTGGCGCTCCAGCAGCGTATCTTCCGGTTTTTCGGGGGCGGCGCTAAAGGTCTTGTCGCTCTGGACGCCGTCTGCCGGAACGGCAGGCATGGTTTTGGGCCCTTTGACGATGCCGGCGGATGGCGGCGGCGGCGCTTTTGCGGGAGATTGCGTTTTCACGGGCTTTTTAACCGGTTTGGCAGGCGGGATATAAGGTTTGTAATCCAGCGGTTCGTTTTCATTGGAAACGGAAACGCGCGGTTTTATAACGGGCCGCACGTTTTTTTGATCCCAGTCGTCCGTGGCGCTTTTACGGAATACGGGGGCTGCATCGGACGGAGCTCCGAACAAAGGGGGCGGAACGTAGCTTTCCGGCGTCTGCTCTTCTGTCTGCGCGAGACAAACCGGCGGCATAAACAAGGCAAGTCCGCCGGCGAGTAGAAATATTTTATAGAAAAGGGAGCGCATTTCTCTCTTTTTTGTCAGGCTGCGGCTTTCAAAATCCTGCGTAAATCAGGATAGAGGCCCTGATTCCCCGCGACAAGGCTTTTGGAATAAAGAACGTTTTCTTCGTTTTCTATGCTGGAAACGAGGCCGCCCGCTTCCTTGACGATCAGTTGCCCGGCGGCTACATCCCACGGCTTTAAGTGGCGCTCCCAGAACCCGTCCAGCCGGCCGGCGGCGACATACGCCAGATCCAGCGCGGCGGCTCCCTGACGGCGCAAGAAGGGGACCTGCGCCGTTATGGCATCAAGCTCTTTGATAAAAAGGCCGTTATCCTTTTTTGTATGAAGGATGTTTCCTGTCGCAACCATAGCGCTGTCAAAATCGCTGCGGCCGGAAACGCGCAGCCTTTTATTGTTCATAAAGGCGCCCAGCCCTTTTTCCGCGCGGAACATTTCGTCTTTGGCGGGGTCGTAAACCAGTCCGGCCAAAACCTTTCCTTTGGTTTCCAGCGCGATGGAAATGCACCAGTGGGGCAGCCCGTGCATAAAGTTGTGCGTGCCGTCGAGCGGATCGATAATCCAGATATTTTCCGGATCTTTGCCTTTTACCTCGCCGCTTTCTTCCATCAGGAAGGAGAAATCCGGGCGGGCGGCGCTCAGTTCTTCAAAGAGTATTTTTTCGGAGCGTTTGTCCGCCGCCGTCACAAAATCGCCCGGACCTTTGCGGGAGATCTGAAGCTGCTCCACCTCGCCAAAGTCGCGGATCAGGGCCCGCGAGGCTTTCTCTGCGGCCTTGATCATGATGGACATCAAAGGGGAGATAGCGGCCATATGTCTCTAGTCCTTTGCCCGTTCGACGTAGGAACTGTCTTCCGTTCGGACGACGATCCGCGTTCCCACTTCGATATGGGGCGGGACCATAACCTTGGCACCGTTTTCCAGAATAGCCGGCTTGTAGGACGTTGTGGCGGTTTGTCCTTTCACGACCGGCTCGGCTTCGCTCACTTCCATTATGACCGTGTCGGGCAGGGTAACGCCCAGAGGTTCGCCTTCGAATGTTTCGATGCTAACGACCATTCCATCCTGCAGGAAGACGGCCGGTTCCCCGATCGTGTCTTTCGGGACTTCAACCTGTTCGTAGGTTTCCGCGTTCATAAATGTGTAAGTGTCGCCATCGTTAAAGAGATACTGGTAATCGTTCTGATCGAGGCGCACGCGTTCCACGCTTTCCTGCGTGCGGAAGCGGACGTTATCCTTGTTGCCTGTGCGGATGTCGCGCATTTCGACCTGAATAACGGAGGCGCCCTTTCCGGGCTGCATGATTTCATATTTGGTGACGACCTGAAGCTTGTTGTTATGGTCTACAACATTGCCGGGCCGGAGGGTGATAGCGGTTACTTTCATTGTTTTTTGTCCTGTAAAATTGCGGTGCCGAAGCTCTCAAGGCGCCTTTTTATATCCGGATCCTCGATTTCTTCAAGGGTTTCCGCGATATATTTTTTATCTTCCTCGTTTAAAAGGGCCGGGGAGCGCTTGGGCGTCCGGGTTGTTTTTTCCGGTGCCGCCGGTGCCGTATGGACAAAACGAATATCCGTAATCCAGTTATGGCCGAAAAGCTGGTTGATCCGTTCCAGAATAAGGCCTTTTTGCATGCTCAAAAGAACGCTGTCGGCGCTGGAGACGGCAATATCGAGCGTGGCTTCGCCTTTTTTGTCTTTTTGTTTTTGGCCTGTCTGGGAAGGTTTTCGATAATGTATTTTCAAAGGCTGGGCGATTTTGGCCATCCGGCTTCCGATCACATCCTCCCAGTGCGTGACAATTCGTCCCAGCGCGATATATTTGCGGGCGAAGGTTTTTCCCGTCACAAAGGGAACGGTTTCCGAAAGAAGTCTTAAGGCACACATGGGCGCATCATGACAGGTTCTACAAAAAGGAACAACAGGAACAACGGTTTTGACGTCGCGGGCTTCAGGGCGGTTCTTTTGGACTGGTATGACAGGCACCGCCGCGTGATGCCGTGGCGTGCGCCGCCCGGAAAAACGGCCTTGCCTTACCATGTCTGGCTGTCGGAAATCATGCTCCAGCAAACGACGGTTCCGGCTGTGGGACCTTATTTTCTCACGTTTTTGGAAAAATGGCCATCCGTTCATGATCTTGCGAAGGCGCCGCGGGAAGACGTTTTGGCGGCATGGGCCGGTTTGGGATATTACGCGCGGGCGCGAAACCTCCATAAATGCGCAGAAATCGTTTCCCGGGACCACGGAGGTTCGTTTCCGGATGATGAAAAGAGCCTTCAGAAACTGCCCGGCATAGGTCCTTATACGTCGGCGGCGATAACGGCCATTGCCTTTGACAAGCCTGCAAGCGTCGTCGATGCGAATGTCGAACGGGTGATGGCGCGGATATTCTGCGTGAAAAAACCGCTGCCCGGTTCAAAAAAGGATCTGGTTTCAAAAGCGGCGCGTATTTCGGAAGGGCGCAAAGACCGCCCCGGCGATTTCGCGCAGGCCCTTATGGATCTGGGGGCTGTGATCTGCACGCCTGCCTCTCCGAAATGCGGGGCTTGCCCTGTAAGCAGATTTTGCGAGGCAAGGGAAAAAGGGATTCAGGAAAGCCTGCCCGCCAGGCAAAAGAAAGCCGAAAAACCCAGAAAATACGGTTACGTGTACTGGATTGAAAATCCGCAAGGGGCGGTTTTATTTGAACGCCGCCCGGAAAAAGGGATGTTGGGCGGGATGATGGGGCTGCCCGGATCGGACTGGCTGCAAGACAGAAAGCTTCTAAGACATCCTGCGTTTGTCTGCGCAGAAAAAGAGACGCTTTCGGAAAAAGTGTTTCATAGCTTTACCCATTTCGATCTGGAGCTGACCCTTCAGAAAACAAGTATTTCAGCCGGGCAGGCCGGTCAATATGCGCACTGGGTTAAAAAGGAAGATATCGCGGCGCTGGGGCTTCCGACTCTTTTCCGAAAGGCTGTTAAGCTCATGAAATAGCTTATAATTCAAAAAGCAAGTTTGTGCTTTCAGGGGTAAAAATCTATAATGCTGAATATGACTCGTTTTCTTACATTCGGGCTGGTTTGCGCCCTGTTCCTGTTTTCTTCGCCCTTTCTTTCTCCTGCCTGCGCGGAGGAAGCAGATGCTTCCGTTCCCGATTCTCCGGAGGTCCTGCCGGATGCGGATATTGATCAGGCCGAAGAGGAAGCCGGAGAAGCCGAAAAAAGCGCCGAAGAAAAAATAAAGGATATGAGCGACGGGGATGAAGACATCACCGTGATGAGGGA from the Rhodospirillales bacterium genome contains:
- a CDS encoding DUF721 domain-containing protein, with product MCALRLLSETVPFVTGKTFARKYIALGRIVTHWEDVIGSRMAKIAQPLKIHYRKPSQTGQKQKDKKGEATLDIAVSSADSVLLSMQKGLILERINQLFGHNWITDIRFVHTAPAAPEKTTRTPKRSPALLNEEDKKYIAETLEEIEDPDIKRRLESFGTAILQDKKQ
- the efp gene encoding elongation factor P, with translation MKVTAITLRPGNVVDHNNKLQVVTKYEIMQPGKGASVIQVEMRDIRTGNKDNVRFRTQESVERVRLDQNDYQYLFNDGDTYTFMNAETYEQVEVPKDTIGEPAVFLQDGMVVSIETFEGEPLGVTLPDTVIMEVSEAEPVVKGQTATTSYKPAILENGAKVMVPPHIEVGTRIVVRTEDSSYVERAKD
- the mutY gene encoding A/G-specific adenine glycosylase; this translates as MTGSTKRNNRNNGFDVAGFRAVLLDWYDRHRRVMPWRAPPGKTALPYHVWLSEIMLQQTTVPAVGPYFLTFLEKWPSVHDLAKAPREDVLAAWAGLGYYARARNLHKCAEIVSRDHGGSFPDDEKSLQKLPGIGPYTSAAITAIAFDKPASVVDANVERVMARIFCVKKPLPGSKKDLVSKAARISEGRKDRPGDFAQALMDLGAVICTPASPKCGACPVSRFCEAREKGIQESLPARQKKAEKPRKYGYVYWIENPQGAVLFERRPEKGMLGGMMGLPGSDWLQDRKLLRHPAFVCAEKETLSEKVFHSFTHFDLELTLQKTSISAGQAGQYAHWVKKEDIAALGLPTLFRKAVKLMK
- a CDS encoding OmpA family protein, yielding MRSLFYKIFLLAGGLALFMPPVCLAQTEEQTPESYVPPPLFGAPSDAAPVFRKSATDDWDQKNVRPVIKPRVSVSNENEPLDYKPYIPPAKPVKKPVKTQSPAKAPPPPSAGIVKGPKTMPAVPADGVQSDKTFSAAPEKPEDTLLERHLKKQTARQKREENTAPPAPLPEEDVQNPAKFTIPFAAGQTDLDTKQALTLSHNIARRLRQDPSLRLQIESFAGAVDNGRSSDRRVALNRALAIRKALLSEDIAPHRIDVRAMGAKTDQTPLERVDLYLSP
- a CDS encoding inositol monophosphatase encodes the protein MAAISPLMSIMIKAAEKASRALIRDFGEVEQLQISRKGPGDFVTAADKRSEKILFEELSAARPDFSFLMEESGEVKGKDPENIWIIDPLDGTHNFMHGLPHWCISIALETKGKVLAGLVYDPAKDEMFRAEKGLGAFMNNKRLRVSGRSDFDSAMVATGNILHTKKDNGLFIKELDAITAQVPFLRRQGAAALDLAYVAAGRLDGFWERHLKPWDVAAGQLIVKEAGGLVSSIENEENVLYSKSLVAGNQGLYPDLRRILKAAA